The following coding sequences lie in one Microvirga sp. 17 mud 1-3 genomic window:
- the acsA gene encoding acetate--CoA ligase has product MPWDSIRKRPEEIALSNLRDYDRAVADFSWDQARALLDGLPGGGLNIAYEAVDRHVAHGLGDKIALRWIGQDDTIRNFTYGDLQRLTSRFANILRSLDIAKGDRVYCLLGRVPELYVAALGSLKAGAVFCPLFSAFGPEPIKARMSIGEAKLLVTTDHFYRRKIAPWHSHLDSLRHVILIDGGDTGTLGIHGLAGLMNRASDHFNIERTAPEDMALLHFTSGTTGRPKGAVHVHAAVIAHHITGQFALDLHTDDIFWCTADPGWVTGTSYGIISPLTNGTTMIVDQAEFDAERWYRILQDQKVSVWYTAPTAIRMLMKVGSEFARRFDLSHLRYMASVGEPLNPEAVVWSAQTFGKPFHDNWWQTETGGIMIANYQAMDVHPGSMGKPLPGVAAGIVEKRDGHIREISAPSTVGELALRPGWPSMMRAYLHEEERYRKCFVDDWYLSGDLAMRGADGYYWFVGRADDMIKSAGHLIGPFEVESALMEHPAVAEVGVIGIPDPVAGETVKAFVALKAGFATSEELRMDLLGHARKKLGPAVAPKEIAFRQNLPKTRSGKIMRRLLKARELGLPEGDTSTLESEER; this is encoded by the coding sequence ATGCCCTGGGATTCTATTCGAAAGCGTCCCGAAGAAATCGCTCTCTCAAACCTGCGCGACTATGATCGCGCGGTCGCTGACTTCTCGTGGGACCAGGCGCGCGCGCTTCTCGACGGTTTGCCCGGTGGCGGACTGAACATCGCCTATGAAGCGGTCGACCGACACGTCGCACATGGCCTGGGCGACAAAATCGCCCTTCGCTGGATCGGCCAGGATGATACTATCCGTAACTTCACCTACGGCGATCTGCAGCGGCTGACCAGCAGATTCGCCAACATTCTTCGTTCTCTCGATATCGCCAAGGGCGACCGCGTTTACTGCCTCCTGGGGCGTGTTCCCGAACTGTATGTCGCGGCTCTGGGATCCCTGAAGGCTGGGGCGGTTTTTTGCCCCCTCTTTTCCGCCTTCGGGCCCGAGCCCATCAAAGCTCGCATGAGCATCGGCGAAGCGAAGCTGCTCGTTACCACCGACCATTTCTATCGCCGCAAAATTGCACCGTGGCACAGCCACCTCGACAGCCTCCGTCATGTCATCCTCATCGACGGGGGTGATACAGGGACCCTTGGGATTCATGGCCTCGCAGGACTGATGAACAGGGCCTCCGATCACTTCAACATCGAGCGCACGGCGCCAGAGGATATGGCCCTCCTTCACTTCACCAGCGGCACAACTGGCCGGCCTAAGGGGGCCGTGCACGTGCATGCGGCCGTGATCGCCCATCACATTACCGGACAATTCGCGCTCGATCTCCATACCGACGACATTTTCTGGTGCACGGCCGACCCTGGCTGGGTCACCGGCACGTCCTACGGCATCATCTCACCGCTGACGAACGGTACGACAATGATCGTGGATCAGGCCGAGTTCGATGCCGAACGGTGGTACCGAATCCTGCAGGATCAGAAAGTCAGCGTCTGGTATACAGCACCGACGGCGATCCGCATGCTCATGAAGGTCGGAAGCGAGTTCGCGCGGCGCTTCGATCTCTCCCATCTCCGGTACATGGCCAGCGTCGGCGAGCCTCTCAATCCGGAGGCTGTCGTCTGGTCCGCGCAAACTTTCGGGAAGCCTTTCCATGACAACTGGTGGCAGACGGAGACCGGCGGCATCATGATCGCTAACTACCAGGCGATGGATGTCCATCCCGGCTCCATGGGCAAACCCCTTCCCGGTGTGGCGGCGGGCATTGTTGAGAAGCGGGACGGGCATATCCGCGAAATCTCCGCTCCGTCAACGGTCGGCGAACTGGCTTTGCGACCTGGCTGGCCCTCGATGATGCGGGCCTATCTCCATGAGGAGGAGCGCTACCGCAAATGCTTCGTGGACGACTGGTATCTCTCCGGCGATCTCGCGATGCGCGGGGCGGACGGCTACTATTGGTTCGTCGGGCGGGCCGATGACATGATCAAGAGCGCCGGCCATCTGATCGGACCGTTCGAAGTCGAGAGTGCCCTGATGGAACATCCGGCGGTCGCAGAGGTCGGCGTGATTGGCATTCCGGATCCTGTCGCCGGTGAAACCGTGAAGGCCTTTGTCGCCCTCAAGGCGGGGTTTGCGACAAGCGAGGAGCTCCGCATGGACCTTCTCGGCCATGCCCGCAAGAAGCTTGGCCCGGCAGTCGCCCCCAAAGAAATTGCCTTTCGACAGAACCTGCCGAAGACCCGCAGCGGCAAAATCATGCGCCGCCTGCTGAAGGCGCGCGAGCTCGGCCTGCCGGAAGGCGACACTTCCACCCTTGAGAGCGAGGAGCGATAA
- a CDS encoding NADH-quinone oxidoreductase subunit F: protein MLLGNVIKGGLRNFAAYCGAGGGTAWAKAQMMAPAELVGLIEKSGLRGRGGAGFPSGRKWQAVASHASVLKYLVVNADEGDPGAFSDRFLLEDDPFRMIEAAMIAARAVGATQGYVYLRKEYPDAAGILRDALQQAKSAGWLGAGFDMALVVGEGSYVCGEETAMLNALEGRRPEVRVRPPQISERGLYGAPTLVHNVETLCAVPWIVEQGADAYAALGFSKSRGTKLLSLNSLFRRPGLYEVEFGISLADLCENLGGGLRRGKLKGLMIGGPLAGIVPPDLLDTRLGYEELQAIGCAVGHGGIIAFADDTPLAAIMSEVFRFGAYESCGKCTPCRQGTPVLAEAFKSLAQGRRINRQDYAALIDVLAATSLCGHGRGLAEFASAVERHYGEELASCFA, encoded by the coding sequence GTGCTCCTCGGCAATGTCATCAAGGGTGGTCTGCGCAACTTTGCGGCCTATTGCGGCGCGGGAGGAGGAACCGCGTGGGCGAAGGCCCAGATGATGGCGCCGGCTGAGCTGGTGGGTCTCATTGAAAAATCCGGGCTGCGTGGGCGTGGCGGTGCCGGCTTTCCATCTGGCCGCAAATGGCAAGCGGTAGCGTCGCATGCGAGTGTCCTGAAATACCTGGTGGTCAACGCCGATGAAGGCGACCCTGGCGCATTTTCCGACCGCTTCCTGCTTGAGGATGATCCGTTCCGTATGATCGAAGCCGCGATGATCGCGGCACGTGCGGTTGGAGCAACGCAAGGCTACGTCTACCTGCGCAAGGAATACCCGGATGCGGCGGGAATTCTGCGCGACGCTCTTCAGCAAGCCAAGAGCGCGGGTTGGCTGGGAGCCGGGTTTGACATGGCATTGGTGGTGGGCGAGGGGAGCTACGTCTGTGGCGAAGAAACCGCAATGCTGAACGCGCTCGAAGGGCGTCGACCGGAGGTGCGCGTACGGCCGCCGCAAATTTCAGAGCGCGGCTTGTACGGTGCACCGACCCTTGTGCACAACGTCGAGACGCTCTGCGCCGTACCATGGATCGTCGAACAGGGTGCGGATGCATATGCGGCTCTCGGCTTTTCCAAAAGCCGGGGCACCAAGCTGTTGTCGCTCAACTCTCTCTTTCGTCGGCCTGGCCTGTATGAGGTTGAATTCGGCATTTCACTTGCCGATCTCTGTGAGAACCTTGGCGGGGGGCTGCGCCGGGGGAAGCTGAAAGGACTCATGATCGGTGGTCCGCTTGCCGGCATCGTCCCGCCCGATCTTCTGGACACAAGGCTCGGCTATGAAGAACTGCAGGCCATCGGCTGTGCGGTTGGGCATGGCGGGATCATTGCGTTTGCCGACGACACGCCCCTGGCCGCCATCATGAGCGAAGTGTTTCGTTTCGGCGCATATGAATCGTGCGGCAAGTGTACCCCGTGCCGGCAAGGCACGCCTGTTCTCGCCGAGGCCTTCAAGAGTTTGGCGCAGGGCCGGAGGATTAACCGCCAAGACTATGCTGCACTGATCGACGTGCTTGCTGCTACCAGTCTGTGCGGCCACGGGCGAGGATTGGCTGAGTTCGCCTCCGCGGTCGAACGGCATTATGGCGAGGAGTTGGCGTCGTGCTTCGCCTGA
- the fdhF gene encoding formate dehydrogenase subunit alpha, which produces MLRLIINGMPHRVAPGTLLIDALRLAGAPVPQVCHDARIAPSGGCRLCVVEIEGQQRPIASCTTIAEEGMQVRSHTAALQSFRKTNLELLAEHYPPDAVAARPDLPFHRLLNEFGVTAGGSVVTGTLFQDDTHPYIGVAMERCIRCDRCIRICDELQGQFVWEAIGRGSATYVAPGRGKTMLEGGCVSCGACVDTCPSGALFDKRSPTQPSSWTRSTCAYCGVGCQMEVGASAGLVVAVRPADSPVNRGHLCVKGRYAFEFNQADDRISTPMIRRDGAWEAKTWDVAFEHVATELLRIRTMHGADAIGVLGSARASNEENYLTQKFARVILGTNNVDCCARVCHTPSAKALKTMLGTGASTNSFDDIERARTILICGANPTENHPVVGARIKQAALHGAKLIVIDPRRTELAALADLHLAVRPGCNVPLINAIAAALIEENLVDQRFLAERVTGYESFVTFIQAYRPEQVAPECRVAAEDIRAAARLYSECRPSMCFHGLGITEHLQGTEGVEALINLALLTGNLGRPGTGINPLRGQNNVQGAALMGCDPASLTGVQSLKEAGPRFEAVWGAHLPKTHGLDLLQMMDEACSGRLKALWVIGYDIYLTLADAARSRAALANLDLLIIQDLFLNQTAHEFGTVFLPAASAFEKDGTFMNAERRVQRIRAAVAPPGEALPDWVIIQQLAGRLGHADGFEFAHPQAIWDEVRTVWPDVAGLTYDRLENEAPHWPCPNEQHPGTPVLHQTSFSAEKTAKLVPVPYIPTSESADADYPFLLTSGRRLYAFNAGTMTSRTPNSLLQPTDVLDMAPADALRFGLADGESVIVRSRYGAATLPLCVNDAVAPGELFVTFHCPELFVNNLTSSVRDRLVHTPEYKMTAVRVEKATRI; this is translated from the coding sequence GTGCTTCGCCTGATCATCAATGGCATGCCTCATCGCGTTGCGCCGGGAACGCTCCTGATCGACGCCCTCCGATTGGCGGGAGCGCCCGTGCCGCAGGTGTGCCACGATGCGCGCATTGCCCCTTCGGGTGGCTGTCGATTGTGTGTGGTCGAAATCGAGGGTCAGCAAAGGCCGATTGCGAGTTGCACCACCATTGCGGAGGAAGGCATGCAGGTCCGCTCCCATACGGCGGCCCTGCAATCCTTCCGAAAAACCAATCTCGAATTGCTGGCTGAGCATTACCCGCCCGATGCCGTCGCGGCCAGACCGGACCTGCCCTTTCATCGCCTCCTGAATGAATTCGGCGTGACTGCGGGCGGATCGGTCGTGACCGGCACCCTCTTCCAGGATGATACCCATCCTTATATCGGCGTCGCGATGGAACGCTGTATCCGTTGCGATCGCTGCATTCGCATCTGTGATGAACTTCAGGGGCAATTCGTATGGGAGGCGATTGGACGCGGCAGCGCCACCTATGTGGCGCCGGGCCGGGGCAAGACGATGCTGGAGGGCGGATGCGTCAGCTGTGGGGCCTGCGTCGATACCTGTCCAAGCGGCGCGTTGTTTGACAAGCGTAGCCCGACACAGCCGTCCAGCTGGACACGTAGCACGTGCGCCTATTGCGGCGTTGGGTGTCAAATGGAAGTCGGCGCATCAGCGGGGCTGGTCGTGGCCGTCAGGCCGGCCGACAGCCCCGTGAATCGGGGCCACCTCTGCGTGAAAGGGCGTTATGCTTTTGAGTTTAACCAGGCGGATGATCGAATATCCACGCCTATGATCCGGCGCGACGGCGCCTGGGAGGCTAAGACGTGGGACGTTGCGTTCGAACACGTGGCGACCGAGCTCCTGCGCATCCGCACGATGCACGGTGCCGACGCGATTGGAGTGCTAGGGTCGGCGCGCGCCAGCAACGAGGAAAATTATCTGACTCAGAAGTTCGCCCGAGTGATCCTGGGAACCAACAACGTAGATTGCTGTGCGCGCGTCTGCCATACGCCGAGTGCCAAGGCGCTGAAAACCATGCTCGGCACCGGCGCATCCACCAATAGCTTCGACGATATTGAACGCGCGCGAACCATCCTTATCTGTGGCGCCAATCCGACGGAAAATCATCCGGTCGTCGGTGCGCGAATCAAACAGGCGGCGCTACATGGCGCCAAACTGATCGTCATTGATCCCCGTCGTACCGAGCTCGCCGCCTTGGCGGATCTGCACCTTGCGGTCCGCCCGGGCTGCAACGTGCCGCTGATCAATGCAATCGCGGCGGCCCTGATCGAGGAGAACCTGGTCGATCAGAGATTCCTGGCCGAAAGGGTCACCGGTTATGAGTCATTTGTAACTTTCATCCAGGCCTATAGGCCCGAGCAAGTCGCACCTGAGTGCAGAGTCGCAGCCGAGGACATCCGCGCAGCGGCGCGTCTGTATTCCGAGTGCAGACCGTCGATGTGCTTTCATGGACTGGGCATAACCGAACATTTGCAGGGTACTGAGGGTGTCGAGGCGCTCATCAATCTTGCCCTCCTGACGGGGAATCTGGGCAGGCCCGGAACCGGCATCAATCCTCTGCGCGGACAGAACAACGTCCAGGGCGCAGCTCTCATGGGGTGCGATCCGGCGTCACTGACCGGCGTGCAGTCACTCAAGGAGGCCGGCCCGCGCTTCGAGGCCGTTTGGGGAGCGCACTTGCCGAAAACCCACGGCCTTGACTTGCTCCAGATGATGGATGAGGCCTGCTCAGGCCGACTTAAGGCCTTGTGGGTCATCGGTTATGACATTTACCTGACGCTCGCCGATGCGGCCCGGAGCCGCGCCGCATTGGCCAATCTTGACCTGCTGATCATCCAGGACCTGTTTCTGAATCAGACCGCACACGAGTTCGGCACTGTTTTCCTGCCTGCCGCTTCGGCGTTCGAAAAGGACGGGACGTTCATGAATGCGGAACGCCGTGTGCAGCGGATAAGGGCTGCTGTCGCGCCCCCGGGGGAGGCGCTGCCCGATTGGGTGATCATCCAGCAACTGGCAGGCCGTCTGGGCCACGCTGACGGCTTCGAGTTTGCACATCCGCAGGCGATCTGGGACGAGGTGCGTACAGTCTGGCCTGATGTGGCCGGCCTGACTTACGATCGCCTCGAGAACGAGGCGCCTCATTGGCCGTGTCCAAACGAGCAGCATCCCGGCACGCCTGTCTTGCATCAGACGAGCTTTTCGGCCGAAAAGACCGCCAAGCTGGTGCCGGTTCCATACATACCGACCTCGGAAAGCGCGGATGCGGACTATCCTTTCCTCCTCACTTCCGGCCGCCGGCTTTATGCGTTCAATGCTGGTACGATGACCAGCCGGACGCCGAACAGCCTGTTGCAGCCGACGGATGTTTTGGACATGGCGCCGGCTGACGCCCTGAGGTTCGGCTTAGCCGATGGTGAATCGGTCATTGTTCGCAGCCGCTACGGGGCTGCCACTCTGCCTTTGTGCGTGAATGATGCTGTGGCGCCAGGCGAATTATTCGTGACGTTCCATTGCCCCGAGTTGTTCGTGAACAATCTGACCTCATCGGTGCGCGACCGACTGGTGCATACGCCAGAATATAAGATGACGGCCGTTCGCGTCGAAAAGGCAACGCGAATATGA
- the ftsH gene encoding ATP-dependent zinc metalloprotease FtsH — protein sequence MDADARKQQWTIWYIIAAFLGVMLIQQLWTSAQQVETIPYSQFEQLVSDGKVAQVTVGQDTITGVLKEPLSGGRTQIATTRVDPTLAEKLAAKGVTVSGAPSGGILATILSWILPLLIFYLLWAFLFRSMAERQGLGGLMAIGKSKAKVYVETDTKVTFADVAGADEAKFELQEIVQFLKNPQSYGRLGARVPKGILLVGPPGTGKTLLARAVAGEAGVAFFSISGSEFVELFVGVGAARVRDLFEQARKAAPCIIFIDELDALGRSRAAAPIAGGYDEKEQTLNQLLAELDGFDPSSGVILLAATNRPEVLDPALLRPGRFDRQVLLDRPDRKGRIEILKVHVRKIRLASGVNLDDIAGLTTGFTGADLANLVNEAAIIATRRKAEDVTVADFTAAIERIVAGLEKKSRVLSHEERRRVAYHEMGHALVAASLSGVDPVLKVSIIPRGVGALGYTIQRPTEDRFLLAESDLRNRIAVLMGGRAAESLVFDDDVSTGAADDLQRATEIALEMVTRHGMADVTGQRTYLPPAQPFLGVGSIDRPNASEQTIREIDVTSREIIDLAFRKACDILALRMADLEAGAALLLQKETITADEFPALHQVGKAASIKAA from the coding sequence ATGGACGCAGACGCACGCAAGCAGCAATGGACCATCTGGTACATCATCGCGGCCTTCCTCGGGGTTATGCTCATCCAGCAGCTCTGGACGAGCGCCCAGCAGGTGGAGACCATTCCATACAGCCAGTTCGAGCAACTCGTCTCCGACGGTAAGGTCGCTCAGGTCACTGTCGGTCAGGACACGATCACGGGTGTTCTGAAGGAGCCTTTGTCAGGCGGGCGCACTCAAATAGCGACGACCCGGGTTGATCCGACGCTCGCGGAGAAACTCGCTGCCAAGGGCGTCACCGTCTCGGGCGCGCCATCGGGAGGAATCCTTGCGACAATTCTGTCATGGATCTTGCCGCTCCTGATCTTCTACCTGCTCTGGGCGTTCCTGTTCCGCAGCATGGCGGAGCGCCAGGGCCTTGGCGGGCTCATGGCGATCGGGAAATCAAAGGCCAAGGTCTATGTCGAGACCGACACCAAGGTCACCTTCGCAGACGTTGCAGGGGCCGATGAGGCCAAGTTCGAACTCCAGGAGATCGTGCAGTTCCTCAAGAACCCGCAATCTTATGGCCGCCTGGGCGCGCGTGTGCCGAAAGGCATCCTTCTGGTGGGGCCGCCCGGAACCGGCAAGACGTTACTGGCGCGCGCCGTTGCCGGTGAGGCGGGCGTCGCGTTCTTTTCGATCTCCGGATCCGAATTTGTCGAGCTGTTCGTGGGCGTCGGCGCCGCACGGGTGCGGGACCTGTTCGAGCAGGCACGCAAGGCCGCCCCCTGCATTATTTTCATCGATGAGCTCGATGCCCTCGGCCGTAGCCGGGCTGCGGCTCCGATCGCCGGTGGATACGACGAGAAGGAGCAGACGCTCAACCAGCTCCTTGCGGAGCTGGACGGCTTTGATCCGAGCAGCGGCGTCATCCTTCTCGCCGCGACGAACCGGCCGGAAGTACTCGACCCTGCCCTCCTACGGCCGGGCCGCTTCGACCGCCAGGTTCTCCTGGACAGGCCGGATCGGAAGGGACGTATCGAAATCCTGAAAGTCCACGTACGCAAGATCCGTCTCGCTTCCGGCGTCAATCTTGATGACATCGCGGGCTTGACGACGGGGTTCACGGGCGCGGATCTGGCCAACCTCGTCAATGAAGCGGCCATCATTGCGACCCGCCGCAAGGCCGAGGACGTCACGGTCGCGGACTTCACGGCCGCCATCGAGCGGATCGTGGCAGGTCTCGAAAAGAAGAGCCGGGTTCTCAGCCATGAGGAGAGGCGGCGCGTAGCCTACCACGAGATGGGCCACGCGTTGGTGGCCGCGAGCCTGTCGGGAGTCGATCCCGTGCTCAAGGTGTCGATCATCCCCCGCGGCGTCGGAGCGCTCGGCTATACGATCCAGCGTCCGACCGAGGATCGCTTCCTCCTGGCGGAGAGTGATCTGCGCAACAGGATTGCGGTCCTCATGGGCGGGCGGGCGGCCGAATCCCTCGTCTTCGACGACGACGTCTCGACCGGAGCAGCGGATGACCTGCAGCGCGCGACGGAGATTGCTCTGGAGATGGTGACACGGCATGGCATGGCGGACGTCACTGGTCAGCGCACCTATCTGCCGCCAGCGCAGCCATTTCTGGGAGTTGGCTCAATCGACCGGCCCAATGCATCAGAGCAGACGATCCGAGAGATCGATGTCACAAGCCGCGAGATCATCGATCTGGCCTTTAGGAAGGCCTGTGACATTCTTGCCCTGCGCATGGCGGATCTCGAGGCCGGAGCAGCTCTCCTGCTGCAGAAGGAAACGATCACGGCAGACGAGTTTCCGGCCCTGCACCAAGTTGGGAAAGCGGCTTCCATCAAAGCGGCCTGA
- a CDS encoding cold shock domain-containing protein has translation MHVPAQIDFQGFEPTEQQRTLIEQKMTGLEKFCDRLTAGRVVMKGPGRGHRTGGQYELNIHLVLPDGREVAVEHTPPEDERFSDPAFAINDAFNRARRQLQDAMRHMQGEIKAHESQPIGTVKWVQPEEGYGFLEAGDGREIYFHRNSVIDDAFADLRPGVRVTFAEEMGDKGPQASTVRLLGKHGLR, from the coding sequence ATGCATGTCCCTGCTCAGATCGATTTCCAAGGCTTCGAGCCGACGGAGCAGCAACGCACCCTGATCGAGCAGAAGATGACCGGTCTCGAAAAGTTCTGCGACCGGCTCACCGCTGGCCGTGTCGTGATGAAAGGGCCCGGCCGGGGCCATCGGACCGGCGGGCAGTATGAGCTCAACATCCACCTGGTTCTGCCAGATGGGCGTGAGGTCGCCGTCGAGCACACACCGCCTGAGGACGAACGATTCTCCGACCCGGCCTTTGCGATCAACGATGCCTTCAATCGTGCCCGGCGACAGCTTCAGGACGCAATGCGGCACATGCAGGGCGAAATCAAAGCCCACGAATCCCAGCCGATCGGAACTGTGAAATGGGTGCAGCCTGAGGAGGGATACGGCTTTCTCGAAGCGGGTGATGGGCGTGAGATCTATTTCCACCGGAACAGCGTGATCGACGACGCTTTCGCGGATCTGAGGCCGGGGGTGCGGGTGACCTTCGCCGAGGAGATGGGCGACAAGGGCCCGCAGGCCAGCACTGTCAGGCTTCTCGGCAAGCATGGATTGCGCTGA
- a CDS encoding SPW repeat protein, protein MRTIINQTQDRAMNVGNLVLGAILFLSPWLLSFRTEGYAAWNAWMTGGIIAIVGLVAALQVYDWEEWVSLLAGLWAIVSPWLLGFSGLTSAMWTHVAVGLIVAVLAGGELWRLYGSSEARSV, encoded by the coding sequence ATGAGGACTATTATCAACCAGACGCAAGATAGAGCCATGAATGTGGGTAATCTCGTTCTTGGTGCCATTCTGTTCCTGTCGCCCTGGCTCCTAAGCTTCCGCACTGAAGGCTATGCAGCCTGGAACGCCTGGATGACCGGCGGCATCATCGCCATCGTCGGCTTGGTGGCGGCCCTGCAGGTCTATGACTGGGAGGAATGGGTGAGCCTGCTTGCCGGCCTATGGGCAATCGTGTCCCCTTGGCTTCTCGGGTTCTCAGGGTTGACCTCTGCCATGTGGACCCATGTCGCGGTCGGCCTGATCGTGGCAGTGCTGGCGGGAGGCGAGCTTTGGCGGCTTTATGGATCGTCAGAGGCTCGATCCGTCTGA